One stretch of Ooceraea biroi isolate clonal line C1 chromosome 4, Obir_v5.4, whole genome shotgun sequence DNA includes these proteins:
- the LOC105282569 gene encoding regulator of microtubule dynamics protein 1 isoform X2, protein MLLQRLYRITRCSRDLRRIIPCKNIHSTFKESNVQAVGKLWVTSPFIIMGMWSVTKTKNEEETQVAGQVLIAKADVLFDQGDYKGVYDLLSKYEDSKDVEILWRLSRVIYKMSETANDVEARKLIYHGYDLVRVALGIQEDHFAVQKWMSVFLNSKSSLDGTKAHLKELYNIKKHMLRASELNPTDATTLYMLGYWCYEISNLAWYQRKIASALFTEPPTSSFEEALMYHKNAEEVDPNFYSHNLLMLGKTYLKLDRKEEAIKYLKKTVEYPAKNDDDQKAKQEAQKILSSISG, encoded by the exons ATGCTTCTGCAAAGATTGTATCGCATTACGAGGTGCAGTCGAGATCTACGAAGAATTATtccatgtaaaaatattcactCGACTTTTAAg GAGAGCAATGTGCAAGCGGTTGGGAAACTATGGGTAACATCGCCGTTTATTATAATGGGGATGTGGAGTGTGACAAAAACCAAAAATGAGGAGGAGACCCAAGTCGCGGGACAAGTTCTTATTGCTAAAGCAGACGTGCTCTTCGATCAGGGAGATTATAAGGGTGTATATGATCTTCTGTCAAAGTATgag GATAGTAAGGACGTGGAAATCTTATGGCGTTTGTCCAGAGTCATTTACAAGATGTCCGAAACGGCGAACGATGTGGAGGCGCGGAAACTGATTTATCATGGATATGACTTGGTACGCGTCGCTCTTGGTATTCAAGAAGATCACTTCGCCGTTCAGAAGTGGATGTCTGTGTTTCTCAATAGCAAGAGTTCTCTGGATGGCACAAAGGCACATCTGAAAGAATTGTACAACATCAAAAAGCACATGCTA AGAGCATCCGAGTTGAATCCTACTGACGCAACGACGCTCTACATGCTTGGCTACTGGTGCTACGAAATTTCTAATTTAGCATGGTATCAACGAAAAATAGCGTCTGCTCTATTTACCGAACCGCCAACCTCCTCCTTCGAGGAAGCGTTGATGTATCACAAGAACGCCGAAGAAGTCGATCCGAACTTTTACAGTCACAATTTGCTTATGTTGGGAAAAACGTATCTGAAGTTGGATCGCAAAGAGGAAgccattaaatatttgaagaagACCGTGGAGTACCCCGCGAAGAATGACGATGACCAAAAGGCGAAGCAGGAAGCGCAAAAGATACTGAGCAGCATTTCGGGATAG
- the LOC105282567 gene encoding caprin homolog, with amino-acid sequence MPSANPKLEKQASTEAVDPLRQVIVVVEHKIRNLEKRKARLESYKDLQKNGRELNADQKTAVARYDEVLQTLEITRDMYKQIVSINNDGMKQQKKLARKEVVERMQQDIAKVKEMVVIQHILISMVNDSIRDDFVHGKNGALKLLEEELKDLDSFSNEVMLKQQRGESDLMFAQQAQKIAEHYVAIIDGKQREVVGTTYNKLKEIIGKITQCGYFDQVRKCPEAAAPVEEITEAVSEAKIIEAQVVQEQVNEEYNNGNDRHIPPESMIPIPNFPVQVASLPVVSGAAPVSGPIPVVPQPIPPHPAAPVDTPYYANATNFVAPQPQPQQPQQQQQPTQQQIQQSQQQQQQPPPAPRINDVIGTPNFFFLQESELDSPDVTSQAPIVSHIPPTVNAPIPTQTFTNQSFASAPVAVPQQVIYQHQPPQDMSHIPGFANPNPPPPIPMPPSHQQPNMQYSPQHPAGFQPQQQNATQQLPQPGQIQNFNDQTHQQETQTQLEEKAENGQNETATTDSSLEQQNESVDWCQMTETNDWNQPDQQQQSVQDSQQAPQQQASQQGWGDNQRSAYRGRGGRRGTTNGYNGRGRNNYQQNGRGNQGTYYRNDGNYQNGYQQRPWGNNDGNNGFNSGFKRGGGGGSGTGSGGPRGARSERGMDRGGRGQFRGQRGGNRGGYTPRGKPHTQQ; translated from the exons ATGCCTTCTGCCAACCCTAAACTAGAGAAACAGGCCTCTACGGAGGCCGTGGATCCCTTACGCCAAGTGATCGTCGTGGTCGAGCACAAGATACGGAATCTCGAGAAGCGTAAG GCAAGGCTCGAGTCCTACAAGGATTTGCAGAAAAATGGGCGAGAACTCAATGCAGACCAAAAAACTGCAGTTGCCAGATATGATGAAGTACTTCAAACGTTGGAAATTACTCGGGACATGTATAAACAGATTGTTAGTATCAACAATGACGGTATGAAGCAACAAAAGAAGCTGGCGCGGAAGGAAGTCGTTGAACGAATGCAACAAGATATTGCaaaa GTAAAGGAGATGGTAGTTATTCAACATATTCTCATAAGTATGGTTAATGATTCTATAAGGGATGACTTTGTTCATGGGAAAAATGGAGCTTTAAAATTGCTGGAGGAAGAGCTGAAGGATTTGGATAGTTTTTCTAACGAGGTGATGCTGAAACAGCAGCGTGGAGAAAGTGATCTGATGTTTGCTCAGCAAGCTCAAAAAATAGCTGAGCATTACGTGGCGATTATAGATGGGAAGCAACGCGAGGTCGTTGGCACTACGTACAACAAATTAAAGGAGATTATCGGGAAAATCACTCAATGCGGTTATTTTGATCAAGTTCGCAAATGTCCGGAAGCAGCAGCGCCAGTAGAAGAG ATTACTGAAGCTGTGTCGGAGGCTAAGATCATCGAGGCTCAAGTTGTACAGGAACAAGTTAACGAAGAATACAACAACGGCAACGATAGGCACATTCCACCCGAGTCCATGATACCCATTCCAAATTTTCCAGTTCAAGTCGCCTCACTTCCCGTTGTTTCCGGCGCCGCTCCGGTCTCGGGACCCATCCCGGTCGTTCCGCAACCCATACCGCCTCATCCAGCCGCACCAGTCGACACTCCTTACTACGCGAACGCTACTAATTTTGTAGCGCCGCAGCCACAACCGCAGCAGccgcagcaacaacagcaaccaACACAGCAGCAAATCCAGCAAtctcagcagcagcagcagcaacctCCGCCCGCGCCGAGAATCAACGATGTTATAGGCACGCcgaacttcttcttcttacagGAATCCGAGCTCGATTCGCCGGACGTCACCTCGCAAGCACCTATCGTATCGCACATTCCTCCCACGGTCAACGCGCCCATTCCCACGCAGACCTTTACGAACCAGAGTTTCGCGAGCGCACCGGTGGCCGTACCCCAGCAAGTCATATATCAGCATCAACCGCCGCAGGATATGTCGCACATTCCCGGATTCGCGAATCCCAATCCACCGCCGCCGATCCCCATGCCGCCGTCTCACCAGCAACCGAACATGCAATACAGCCCGCAGCACCCGGCCGGTTTCCAGCCACAACAGCAGAACGCGACGCAACAGTTGCCCCAACCAGGCCAAATTCAAAACTTTAATGACCAGACGCATCAGCAGGAGACTCAAACCCAACTGGAG GAGAAAGCTGAGAACGGGCAAAATGAGACTGCTACCACCGACTCGTCCTTGGAACAGCAAAATGAATCTGTCGATTGGTGTCAGATGACCGAGACCAACGACTGGAATCAGCCGGATCAACAGCAGCAATCTGTCCAAGACTCTCAGCAAGCACCGCAGCAACAGGCGTCTCAACAGGGTTGGGGTGACAACCAGCGCAGTGCGTACAGGGGTAGAGGAGGCAGAAGGGGAACCACTAACGGCTACAACGGTAGAGGCAGGAATAATTATCAGCAAAACGGTCGTGGGAATCAAG GCACGTACTATCGCAACGATGGTAATTACCAGAACGGATATCAGCAACGCCCCTGGGGCAACAACGACGGAAATAACGGATTCAATTCTGGCTTCAAGCggggcggcggcggtggcagcGGCACCGGCAGTGGCGGACCTAGGGGTGCACGAAGCGAGCGCGGTATGGACAGAGGCGGTCGTGGGCAATTCCGAGGTCAGAGAGGGGGCAATCGTGGTGGATATACGCCACGCGGCAAACCCCATAcgcaacaataa
- the LOC105282569 gene encoding regulator of microtubule dynamics protein 1 isoform X1 translates to MLLQRLYRITRCSRDLRRIIPCKNIHSTFKKESNVQAVGKLWVTSPFIIMGMWSVTKTKNEEETQVAGQVLIAKADVLFDQGDYKGVYDLLSKYEDSKDVEILWRLSRVIYKMSETANDVEARKLIYHGYDLVRVALGIQEDHFAVQKWMSVFLNSKSSLDGTKAHLKELYNIKKHMLRASELNPTDATTLYMLGYWCYEISNLAWYQRKIASALFTEPPTSSFEEALMYHKNAEEVDPNFYSHNLLMLGKTYLKLDRKEEAIKYLKKTVEYPAKNDDDQKAKQEAQKILSSISG, encoded by the exons ATGCTTCTGCAAAGATTGTATCGCATTACGAGGTGCAGTCGAGATCTACGAAGAATTATtccatgtaaaaatattcactCGACTTTTAAg AAGGAGAGCAATGTGCAAGCGGTTGGGAAACTATGGGTAACATCGCCGTTTATTATAATGGGGATGTGGAGTGTGACAAAAACCAAAAATGAGGAGGAGACCCAAGTCGCGGGACAAGTTCTTATTGCTAAAGCAGACGTGCTCTTCGATCAGGGAGATTATAAGGGTGTATATGATCTTCTGTCAAAGTATgag GATAGTAAGGACGTGGAAATCTTATGGCGTTTGTCCAGAGTCATTTACAAGATGTCCGAAACGGCGAACGATGTGGAGGCGCGGAAACTGATTTATCATGGATATGACTTGGTACGCGTCGCTCTTGGTATTCAAGAAGATCACTTCGCCGTTCAGAAGTGGATGTCTGTGTTTCTCAATAGCAAGAGTTCTCTGGATGGCACAAAGGCACATCTGAAAGAATTGTACAACATCAAAAAGCACATGCTA AGAGCATCCGAGTTGAATCCTACTGACGCAACGACGCTCTACATGCTTGGCTACTGGTGCTACGAAATTTCTAATTTAGCATGGTATCAACGAAAAATAGCGTCTGCTCTATTTACCGAACCGCCAACCTCCTCCTTCGAGGAAGCGTTGATGTATCACAAGAACGCCGAAGAAGTCGATCCGAACTTTTACAGTCACAATTTGCTTATGTTGGGAAAAACGTATCTGAAGTTGGATCGCAAAGAGGAAgccattaaatatttgaagaagACCGTGGAGTACCCCGCGAAGAATGACGATGACCAAAAGGCGAAGCAGGAAGCGCAAAAGATACTGAGCAGCATTTCGGGATAG
- the LOC105282568 gene encoding protein dispatched translates to MKAEWFPRVVAHHPYIIFIAVFVLSSICMIIPFMTNKLPDFRDPQMGFEARGTVLAKRLTAWHNLVEATKGRAELIDNPLEYQLYVHQQANQQSDRKKKSRNKNRNKNKKGKNRKKSKTDSNFNQTLTEDPFNEISANCTPTIDINANKNQEHVDGEHFFCNLPTSSYSRVIIGARSKDKDLWSLEGVLAQCRIDDVLRGNVHFPSLCQVAYEGSAHQKCCRSWSPANYVALLSNRTSCLGVTENDLSKVKTLLQQCSHYYYNRQLLPNCADDLKCQREVPAECYARNAVYHLLHYLLDVDFISNAVKKDNENDSTLKSAMLFLPIAASSATLDFYNAIDNDDLTYGDFHVQGMQLGLKTTLFDEQLVSDSRLLLGSFIFITLCIWAYTGSIILTITTIFTVLFSLGISYAVYTLVLRITFFPFMNLLAIVVAIGIGADDAFVYCKIYESGKQQKRSNDGLRCLIQETMKHAFPSMFVTSFTTAVAFFASSVSNVTAINCFSLFAGMTVIANFVLMVTWIPACMVISEHCKITLSPMNFITRKIIRPLRLFGDQVTEAFTAFLIEMTLRLQWIWLPSLGILAIICCVIVFHYPGLQLPDYINFQLFHKSHLFEQYEMTHVRRFWFEREEMIGRDAEILPMRFVWGMNPVDNGNYLDPTDKGTADWDETFNISDPKSQVWLARFCQDLRKQPFYRTTTGPLLPNCFIESLRSWMERRCEDPIDPSINYAPCCQSSRFPFKPDVLQRCAAAANAELHRSPYLWIRNGGISAGLKFVKPTALSSPPMLNDTLANATELIPEIKALIVEYDSTYAYTFSFTNMDEFFHQVESWMQKQLRDAPKGMRGGWFVSNLEFYELQRALHEGTLWAIGVSLMLALIVLAFVTLNPLISLFAIMTVGAAIIVTVAILILLGWKLDVLESVAVSTAIGLAVDFSLHYAVSYKGCISNKRTDRVKVALQRMGGPTLMAAVTSGAAGALMLPSHVLAYIQIGVFLLLVMGVSWLYATLFLCPMLAIMGPLQFAQFKYSKLKRLICFHKYNDDDNVIEADKDNNQAKKICKGRGMQSESTLSTSSSACQFHCSELETLAVRPPSPSLPPSPLSTLLPQNLYVN, encoded by the exons ATGAAAGCAGAGTGGTTTCCTCGTGTGGTGGCTCACCACCCATATATTATCTTCATCGCTGTTTTTGTACTTTCCTCAATATGTATGATCATACCATTTATGACCAACAAGCTTCCAGATTTTAGGGATCCTCAAATG GGTTTCGAGGCAAGAGGTACAGTTCTAGCGAAAAGACTTACAGCCTGGCATAATTTAGTGGAAGCTACAAAGGGAAGGGCAGAACTAATTGATAATCCTTTGGAGTATCAACTATATGTACATCAACAAGCAAATCAACAG AGTGATCGTAAAAAGAAatcacgaaataaaaatagaaataaaaataaaaaggggAAGAATCGAAAAAAGTCGAAAACTGACAGTAACTTCAACCAAACTTTGACAGAGGATCCGTTCAACGAAATATCGGCAAACTGTACACCCACCATAGACATAAACGCTAATAAGAATCAGGAGCATGTTGATGGTGAACACTTTTTCTGTAATCTACCAACTTCCTCGTATTCTCGTGTTATAATCGGCGCGAGGTCGAAAGACAAGGATTTATGGTCGCTGGAAGGTGTATTGGCTCAGTGTCGTATCGATGACGTACTTCGTGGAAACGTTCACTTCCCATCTCTGTGTCAAGTCGCGTACGAAGGTTCCGCGCATCAGAAGTGCTGTAGAAGTTGGTCGCCGGCCAACTATGTGGCACTGCTATCCAATCGCACCTCTTGCTTGGGAGTGACGGAGAACGATCTGAGTAAAGTAAAAACACTTCTGCAGCAATGCTCTCATTACTATTATAATCGTCAGTTATTGCCTAACTGTGCGGACGACCTGAAGTGTCAGAGAGAGGTGCCGGCCGAGTGTTACGCGAGAAACGCGGTGTACCATCTGCTACACTATCTCCTGGACGTTGACTTTATCTCAAAC GCAGTTAAGAAGGACAATGAAAACGACTCGACGTTGAAATCTGCCATGCTGTTTCTCCCTATCGCCGCGAGTTCTGCGACCTTAGACTTTTACAATGCGATAGACAATGACGACTTGACGTATGGAGATTTCCACGTTCAAGGCATGCAATTGGGTCTAAAAACTACGTTGTTCGACGAACAATTGGTATCTGACTCGAGGCTGCTGCTTGGCAGCTTTATCTTTATCACACTCTGCATTTGGGCGTACACCGGCTCAATAATTTTGACCATTACGACAATCTTCACGGTGCTGTTTAGTCTTGGTATTTCATACGCGGTGTACACCCTCGTCTTGCGTATAACGTTCTTTCCTTTTATGAATTTGTTGGCCATCGTTGTAGCCATAG GCATTGGAGCGGATGATGCATTTgtgtattgtaaaatatatgaatctGGAAAGCAGCAGAAACGTTCCAACGATGGTCTAAGATGCTTAATACAAGAAACCATGAAGCACGCTTTCCCATCCATGTTCGTCACGTCTTTCACCACGGCTGTAGCTTTTTTCGCGTCGAGTGTCAGTAACGTGACCGCTATAAATTGCTTCAG TTTATTTGCAGGCATGACGGTTATAGCCAACTTCGTCTTGATGGTTACGTGGATACCAGCGTGCATGGTCATCTCGGAGCATtgtaaaataactttatccccaatgaattttattactcGAAAGATTATACGTCCCCTACGATTATTTGGGGATCAGGTGACGGAAGCATTTACCGCCTTCTTAATCGAGATGACGCTTCGCTTGCAATGGATCTGGCTACCGAGTTTGGGCATTCTGGCGATAATATGTTGCGTCATCGTTTTCCATTATCCGGGCTTGCAGCTGCCAGACTACATCAATTTCCAGTTGTTCCATAAATCCCATCTGTTCGAGCAGTACGAGATGACACACGTGCGGAGATTCTGGTTCGAGCGAGAGGAAATG ATTGGAAGGGATGCCGAGATTTTGCCGATGCGATTTGTATGGGGCATGAACCCGGTTGATAACGGTAATTATCTCGATCCCACCGATAAAGGAACGGCAGATTGGGACGAAACTTTTAACATTTCTGACCCGAAGTCGCAAGTGTGGCTCGCACGATTTTGCCAAGATTTACGGAAGCAGCCCTTCTACCGCACCACTACGGGGCCCTTGTTGCCCAACTGTTTTATCGAATCGCTACGCTCGTGGATGGAGAGACGTTGCGAGGATCCCATTGATCCCAGCATCAATTATGCACCGTGCTGCCAAAGTAGCAGATTTCCGTTTAAACCCGACGTTCTCCAGCGATGTGCGGCCGCAGCTAACGCGGAGTTACATCGCTCGCCGTATTTGTGGATTCGAAACGGTGGAATTTCTGCGGGCCTAAAATTCGTCAAACCTACGGCCTTGTCCTCGCCTCCGATGTTAAACGACACGCTTGCAAACGCGACGGAATTAATACCTGAAATTAAAGCGCTCATTGTTGAATACGACAGCACGTACGCGTACACTTTCTCCTTTACAAATATGGATGAATTCTTTCATCAA GTTGAGAGTTGGATGCAAAAGCAATTACGGGATGCGCCTAAAGGGATGCGAGGTGGATGGTTTGTCAGCAACTTGGAATTTTATGAACTCCAGCGAGCGCTGCACGAGGGCACTCTCTGGGCGATAGGAGTGTCGTTGATGTTGGCTCTGATCGTACTGGCGTTTGTGACTTTAAACCCTCTCATCAGTTTGTTCGCCATTATGACCGTCGGCGCTGCAATAATCGTAACTGTTGCTATCCTCATCCTTCTCGGGTGGAAGCTGGACGTGCTGGAAAGCGTTGCGGTATCCACAGCAATAG GTCTCGCTGTAGACTTTAGTTTACATTACGCCGTAAGTTACAAAGGATGCATATCTAACAAGAGAACGGATAGAGTAAAAGTGGCATTGCAACGGATGGGCGGCCCGACTCTCATGGCAGCGGTTACGAGCGGAGCTGCAGGTGCTTTGATGTTACCCTCGCACGTTCTGGCGTACATACAAATCGGTGTATTTCTGCTACTCGTAATGGGAGTGAGTTGGCTGTACGCCACGCTATTTTTGTGTCCCATGTTGGCAATTATGGGACCCTTACAGTTTGctcaatttaaatattccaa GTTGAAGAGATTGATCTGTTTTCATAAGTACAACGATGATGACAATGTGATAGAAGCAGACAAGGATAACAATCAAGCGAAAAAGATCTGTAAAGGACGAGGAATGCAGTCGGAATCTACTCTGAGCACATCCAGCTCCGCGTGTCAATTTCACTGCAGCGAACTGGAGACTCTCGCAGTGAGACCCCCGTCGCCGTCATTGCCGCCATCTCCATTATCAACGTTACTTCctcaaaatttatatgtaaattaa